One window of the Branchiostoma lanceolatum isolate klBraLanc5 chromosome 3, klBraLanc5.hap2, whole genome shotgun sequence genome contains the following:
- the LOC136429866 gene encoding UDP-glucuronosyltransferase 2C1-like, whose protein sequence is MGVESKSFSLLFVFLCLLIRYGSRGENVLLVPTPCAESHWFTLAKVGQALVSRGHVVTAVVPEDIAEKRRAERPDFKFETFHDQGTSALGNGEVDRNHSNMTQRSVYGYVKAGIDISNLITKHCDLLLGDIDMMSRLKAVQYSVIVFDSCIPIGAILAAHLDARVPYIAINRGDNYFFDMTSTGVPLGLSYMPFIGFDFTDHMTFVQRVQNVVFFTLAPMMADWLASNTYDGLVRKYVNEKETIQSVVSKTDLWLRQFDHILDFPGPSMPNMVQIGGLHIGAVSPLPKVLESFYQSAGDDGVIVVSFGTVVKAMSSKRREIFTAAFARLRQKVVWRYVGEKPNGLSNNIKMLAWLPQNDLLGHPKTRVFITHAGSSGVYEALHHGVPMVCLPLTADQPGNAARVVARGLGVKLDLSTVTTDQLYQAIVHILTNNSYHENAARLSRLYRDQPQSPMERAVWWIEHAIKHGRLTHLRARAVDLPWYQYYLLDVAAFLLAVCSAAIGTVWCSCFLVCRKICYKNGGKLKSQ, encoded by the exons ATGGGAGTTGAATCGAAGTCTTTTAGTCTTCTGTTCGTTTTTCTGTGTCTTCTGATTCGGTATGGAAGCCGGGGAGAGAACGTTCTGTTAGTACCCACACCATGCGCTGAGAGCCACTGGTTCACGTTAGCGAAGGTCGGACAAGCTTTAGTCAGCAGGGGTCATGTCGTCACGGCCGTTGTACCAGAAGACATCGCAGAGAAACGACGTGCGGAGAGGCCCGACTTCAAGTTTGAGACATTCCATGACCAAGGAACCAGTGCATTGGGGAATGGAGAGGTTGACCGCAACCATTCAAATATGACACAGAGGTCGGTCTACGGATATGTAAAAGCTGGTATCGATATATCCAATTTGATAACGAAACACTGTGACCTTCTACTAGGGGACATTGACATGATGAGTCGGTTGAAAGCAGTACAATACAGTGTTATTGTTTTCGACTCCTGCATTCCGATTGGCGCCATACTTGCAGCACATTTGGACGCCAGAGTCCCTTATATCGCCATCAACCGTGGTGATAATTATTTTTTCGACATGACGTCTACAGGTGTTCCGCTCGGTTTGTCTTATATGCCATTTATTGGGTTTGATTTTACCGACCACATGACGTTTGTACAGCGAGTACAGAACGTCGTCTTCTTTACTCTTGCTCCCATGATGGCGGATTGGCTTGCGAGTAACACTTATGACGGACTGGTCCGCAAGTatgtaaatgaaaaagaaaccatCCAGAGCGTCGTGTCCAAGACGGACTTGTGGCTGCGTCAATTCGACCACATTCTGGACTTCCCAGGTCCCTCCATGCCCAACATGGTTCAGATCGGTGGATTACACATCGGTGCAGTCTCTCCACTACCTAAA GTATTAGAGTCGTTCTACCAGAGTGCTGGGGACGATGGGGTGATAGTTGTCAGCTTTGGAACAGTTGTGAAAGCAATGTCGTCGAAGAGGAGAGAAATCTTTACTGCAGCTTTCGCCCGACTCCGACAGAAGGTGGTGTGGCGGTACGTGGGAGAGAAGCCCAACGGTCTGAGCAATAACATCAAAATGCTGGCCTGGCTGCCGCAAAACGACTTGCTAG GTCATCCCAAAACCAGAGTCTTCATCACGCACGCTGGGTCCAGCGGTGTGTACGAGGCCTTGCATCACGGCGTGCCCATGGTTTGTCTGCCACTGACTGCGGATCAACCTGGGAACGCCGCTCGGGTCGTGGCCAGGGGACTGGGGGTGAAATTAGACTTGAGCACAGTCACGACGGACCAGTTGTACCAGGCCATTGTTCATATTCTCACCAACAACAG CTACCATGAGAACGCAGCTCGCCTGTCCCGTCTGTACCGTGACCAGCCCCAGTCGCCCATGGAGCGGGCCGTCTGGTGGATAGAACACGCCATCAAACATGGCCGACTAACCCATCTCCGCGCACGCGCCGTGGATCTGCCGTGGTACCAGTACTACCTGCTGGACGTGGCTGCGTTCCTGCTGGCCGTCTGCTCAGCTGCTATTGGAACCGTGTGGTGCAGCTGTTTTCTCGTCTGTAGGAAAATTTGCTACAAAAATGGCGGCAAGCTTAAGTCTCAGTAG
- the LOC136429867 gene encoding cytochrome P450 2J1-like, with amino-acid sequence MGTVILEEKIQEEFCHFCSALRLLGGNPVDIKNLLENSVSNIICSMTWGKRYEYGDPKFVRLQEISERLNMLFYEFSVLNFFPALRFFPGFRKAHQEWMNLSEEVFNHSREYIDQHGITPQGDVRDIIDAFNKTKQENPGFLSDATLLSLPSALFSAGTETTSNTLLWGLLYLMAYPDVQEKIQAELDEVVGRYRPPAFNDKTNMPYTSATIMEIMRIRHIGPILPHCTSDDTNLLGYDIPAGTTVFFNLWALHMDPARWPDPDKFDPTRFLDESGQLLAHDAFMPFSAGHRRCLGEHMAKMELFLFLASTLQQFTFKLPVGAVPDLHGICNAFLSPRPYDLVAIIRE; translated from the exons ATGGGGACTGTCATTTTAGAAGAGAAGATCCAGGAGGAGTTTTGTCACTTCTGCAGCGCACTGCGACTTCTAGGGGGGAACCCTGTCGACATCAAGAATCTTCTGGAAAATTCTGTGTCCAACATCATCTGTTCCATGACGTGGGGGAAGAGGTATGAGTATGGAGACCCAAAGTTTGTTCGTTTGCAAGAAATTTCTGAACGTCTCAATATGTTATTCTATGAATTCAGCGTCTTGAACTTCTTCCCTGCGCTTCGCTTCTTTCCGGGCTTCAGAAAAGCGCACCAAGAATGGATGAATCTATCAGAGGAGGTCTTCAACCACAGCAGAGAGTACATTGATCAGCACGGAATTACACCACAAGGCGATGTCCGAGACATTATTGACGCTTTCAACAAGACGAAACAGGAGAATccaggctttctgtctgacgcGACTCTTCTGAGTTTACCCTCTGCTTTGTTTTCCGCGGGAACAGAGACAACATCCAATACCTTACTCTGGGGCCTTTTGTACCTCATGGCATATCCTGACGTACAGGAAAAGATACAAGCCGAGTTGGACGAGGTTGTCGGGAGGTATCGTCCTCCGGCCTTCAACGACAAGACCAACATGCCTTACACTTCAGCCACCATCATGGAGATCATGCGGATCCGCCACATAGGGCCAATCCTTCCACATTGCACTTCCGACGACACAAATCTGCTTGGATACGACATTCCTGCAGGCACAACCGTGTTCTTCAACCTGTGGGCCCTCCACATGGACCCGGCACGCTGGCCTGATCCAGACAAGTTCGATCCGACCAGGTTCCTGGACGAGAGTGGACAACTACTGGCACATGACGCCTTCATGCCGTTTTCTGCAG GACATCGCAGGTGTTTGGGTGAGCACATGGCCAAGATGGAGTTATTCCTCTTCCTCGCCAGCACGCTACAACAGTTCACTTTCAAGTTGCCAGTGGGCGCAGTGCCTGATCTCCACGGCATCTGTAATGCCTTTCTTTCTCCCCGCCCGTACGACCTCGTCGCAATCATTCGGGAGTAG
- the LOC136429250 gene encoding 1-acyl-sn-glycerol-3-phosphate acyltransferase delta-like produces the protein MKGLCLLTCKGFSAGYIKYLPTVGWSLFFTESIFLHRSYEKDKGIIVKQLKELQSYPDNFWIELNCEGTRFTAERHRAFMEVARSKGLPELKHHVLPRTKGFVLCARVARKYIQAFYDVVYHFDQRSPEPTLMEMLKGKKHHVHIYIRRIPIEEIPEDEEACAKYCHELYRIKDINYEYFEKHGRFPEKTQVIPRRKHSIFIFIFWSALLVVPPMKYLLDVIMYGSMSLIAGVFLSTTLVLLWTWWFVEVLLPGVLPFQVQTHHQ, from the exons ATGAAGGGTCTTTGTTTGTTG ACATGCAAAGGTTTTTCAGCAGGCTACATAAAGTATTTACCCACAGTTGGCTGGAGCCTGTTCTTCACCGAGAGCATCTTCCTCCATCGGAGCTACGAAAAGGACAAGGGAATTATCGTTAAGCAGCTAAAGGAGCTCCAATCGTATCCTGATAACTTCTGG ATCGAGCTGAACTGTGAGGGTACACGGTTTACCGCAGAGAGGCACCGGGCGTTCATGGAGGTGGCCAGAAGCAAGGGTCTGCCTGAACTGAAGCATCACGTTCTACCTCGTACCAAGGGCTTCGTGCTCTGTGCACGAGTTGCCAGGAAGTACA TTCAGGCCTTCTATGATGTGGTGTATCACTTCGACCAACGCAGTCCGGAACCGACATTGATGGAAATGCTGAAGGGAAAGAAACATCATGTGCATATCTACATTCG GAGGATACCCATTGAAGAGATCCCAGAAGATGAAGAGGCTTGCGCCAAGTACTGCCATGAGTTGTATAGGATAAAG GATATAAACTATGAGTACTTTGAGAAACATGGACGGTTTCCAGAGAAAACGCAGGTGATTCCTCGCAGGAAACACTcaatctttatctttatcttctGGTCTGCCCTGCTTGTTGTGCCCCCAATGAAGTACTTGTTGGATGTGATCATGTACGGATCAATGTCCCTGATTGCTGGAGTCTTCCTGAGCACTACTCTTG TGCTGCTGTGGACGTGGTGGTTTGTGGAGGTATTGCTACCAGGTGTCCTGCCATTCCAGGTACAGACTCATCATCAATAG